In Carassius carassius chromosome 5, fCarCar2.1, whole genome shotgun sequence, one genomic interval encodes:
- the nccrp1 gene encoding F-box only protein 50, giving the protein MADDWKKKCDSQWQLGAHGVPMPDNVDWKSVFEKNPFERNLLQNPSPYGVNHTIPPPEPPRSEMPPPPNQPPQFEPDGNFSGWKSSTEVLPYDTSGIPPGVVVCHLPQFRWFSLEQCVDLKAEGLWDQLLDDFQPEIIIEDWYEESQLHKSIYQLDVKLLGADGKTVIKQHTYNPEENLECYSHTWKKVSHVFSKYGSGVRYIHFLHRLKNQFMIEFFNTKVTDSSIIIKTSKVSVE; this is encoded by the exons ATGGCGGATGactggaaaaaaaagtgtgactctCAGTGGCAACTGGGGGCTCACGGTGTCCCCATGCCCGACAACGTGGACTGGAAATCGGTGTTTGAGAAGAACCCGTTTGAACGCAACCTACTGCAGAACCCCTCGCCTTACG GTGTAAACCACACCATCCCACCACCCGAACCCCCTCGATCGGAAATGCCTCCTCCTCCAAACCAACCACCTCAGTTTGAGCCCGATG GTAATTTCTCTGGCTGGAAAAGTAGTACAGAAGTTTTACCATATGACACTAGTGGAATTCCCCCCGGGGTTGTGGTCTGCCATCTGCCTCAGTTTAG GTGGTTCTCTTTAGAGCAGTGTGTGGACCTGAAGGCAGAAGGTCTGTGGGACCAGCTGCTGGATGACTTTCAGCCTGAGATCATCATTGAGGACTG GTATGAGGAAAGCCAGCTTCATAAATCTATCTATCAGCTTGATGTGAAGCTCTTGGGTGCTGATGGTAAAACGGTTATCAAGCAGCACACATATAACCCTGAAGAGAACCTGGAGTGCTACTCACACACCTGGAAAAAG GTCTCCCATGTATTCTCCAAGTATGGGTCAGGAGTGAGGTACATTCACTTTCTCCACAGACTGAAGAACCAGTTCATGATTGAATTCTTTAATACTAAAGTCACAGACAGCTCCATTATCATCAAGACCAGCAAAGTCAGTGTGGAAtaa
- the LOC132141187 gene encoding creatine kinase M-type, translating to MPFGNTHNNFKLNYKAEEEYPDLTKHNNHMAKVLTKEMYAKLRDKQTPTGYTLDDVIQTGVDNPGHPFIMTVGCVAGDEESYEVFKDLLDPVISDRHNGYKATDKHKTDLNFENLKGGDDLDPNYVLSSRVRTGRSIKGYALPPHNSRGERRAVEKLSIEALNSLDGEFKGKYYPLKSMTDAEQEQLITDHFLFDKPVSPLLLAAGMARDWPDARGIWHNENKTFLVWVNEEDHLRVISMQPGGNMKEVFRRFCVGLQRIEEIFKKHNHGFMWNEHLGFILTCPSNLGTGLRGGVHVKLPKLSTHAKFEEILTRLRLQKRGTGGVDTASVGGVFDISNADRIGSSEVEQVQCVVDGVKLMVEMEKKLEKGESIDSMIPAQK from the exons ATGCCTTTCGGAAACACCCACAACAACTTCAAGCTGAACTACAAAGCTGAAGAGGAGTATCCAGACCTTACCAAGCACAACAACCACATGGCCAAGGTGCTGACTAAGGAAATGTATGCCAAGCTTAGGGACAAGCAGACACCCACTGGATACACCCTGGACGATGTCATCCAGACCGGAGTTGACAACCCAG GTCACCCCTTCATCATGACCGTCGGCTGTGTTGCTGGTGATGAGGAGTCCTATGAAGTGTTCAAGGATCTCCTTGACCCTGTAATTTCTGACCGCCACAATGGATACAAGGCAACTGACAAGCACAAGACTGACCTCAACTTTGAGAACCTGAAG GGTGGAGATGATCTGGACCCCAACTATGTGCTCAGTAGCCGCGTGCGTACTGGCCGCAGCATTAAGGGATATGCCCTGCCCCCCCACAACAGCCGCGGAGAGCGCAGAGCTGTGGAGAAGCTGTCCATTGAAG CCCTGAACAGCTTGGACGGAGAATTCAAGGGCAAGTACTACCCCCTGAAATCCATGACCGATGCTGAGCAGGAGCAGCTGATCACTGACCACTTCCTCTTTGACAAACCTGTCTCCCCCCTGCTGTTGGCTGCTGGTATGGCCCGCGACTGGCCCGATGCCAGAGGCATTTG GCACAATGAGAACAAGACCTTCCTGGTCTGGGTGAACGAGGAGGATCACCTGCGTGTCATTTCCATGCAGCCGGGAGGCAACATGAAGGAAGTGTTCAGGCGCTTCTGCGTTGGTCTTCAGAGG ATTGAGGAGATTTTCAAGAAGCACAACCATGGATTCATGTGGAACGAGCATCTTGGTTTCATTCTGACCTGCCCCTCCAACTTGGGCACAGGCCTGCGTGGTGGTGTCCACGTCAAGCTGCCCAAGCTGAGCACACATGCCAAGTTTGAGGAGATCCTGACCAGACTGCGCCTGCAGAAGCGTGGCACAG GTGGTGTGGACACCGCTTCGGTTGGTGGAGTGTTTGACATTTCCAATGCTGACCGTATTGGCTCTTCAGAGGTTGAGCAAGTGCAGTGTGTGGTTGATGGCGTCAAGCTTATGGTTGAGATGGAGAAGAAGCTGGAGAAGGGCGAGTCCATCGACAGCATGATCCCTGCCCAAAAGTAA
- the LOC132141188 gene encoding MAP/microtubule affinity-regulating kinase 4-like isoform X1 — MSSRSALPSANDRSTDHHASLVASRSEKGTNVSSRSLGARCRNSMASCSDELPHIGNYRLLKTIGKGNFAKVKLARHILTGKEVAIKIIDKTQLNPTSLQKLFREVRIMKTLRHPNIVQLFEVIETEKTLYLVMEYASGGEVFDYLVSHGRMKEIEARAKFRQIVSAVHYCHKKNIVHRDLKAENLLLDADANIKIADFGFSNEFTLGNKLDTFCGSPPYAAPELFQGKKYDGPEVDIWSLGVILYTLVSGSLPFDGQNLKELRERVLRGKYRVPFYMSTDCEGILRRFLVLNPSKRCTLEQVMKDKWMNAGYEGDELKPHIEPAEDYSDANRIEIMVGMGFTPEEIKDSLLNQTYNEVTATYLLLGLKTEDGTESRVSGSMTLPRVRPSPVTNGTNKHSSSSSSSSTSHSKTQRSASTYHRQRRHSDFCGPSMPVMHPKRSPTSGGDRELRESRMPPRKASCSVMGSRTLPPSSPMVSTANNPNKAEIPDRRKEMTATTNNIPGSTMTRRNTYVCTDRASTDRHTLLQNGKDNSSLSHRLPPTSPSTLSIVGAGASSSSSSGERCRLTRGSTIRSTFHGGQLRDRVPPTYGPPPTSPTLSHDAGALPANVRSRATSNLFSKLTSKLTRRITNESERVSRSSVTGGHLSGYQKAPEPWSGGGGWDVRGCLSRPPRAPAEVVLALCEAARGCGCQVRHAGPFLLCCSHGAAGSKVTFQAEVCQLSVGPTEANGVRYTRLWGAPLAFRHIASQISKEVEL; from the exons ATGTCCTCTCGGTCTGCTTTACCGTCTGCGAACGACCGGAGCACAGATCAT CATGCGTCTCTGGTGGCGAGTCGTTCAGAGAAAGGAACGAATGTGTCGAGTCGTTCACTGGGTGCAAGATGTCGTAACTCTATGGCCTCTTGCTCAGATGAGCTTCCACACATTGGAAACTACCGGCTCCTTAAAACCATCGGCAAGGGCAACTTTGCTAAAGTCAAACTAGCCCGCCACATCCTCACAGGCAAAGAG GTTGCAATAAAGATTATCGACAAAACTCAGTTGAACCCAACCAGCCTACAAAAG CTGTTTAGAGAGGTGCGGATCATGAAGACTCTCCGTCACCCCAACATTG TCCAACTCTTTGAGGTTATTGAAACAGAGAAGACGCTTTATCTTGTGATGGAATATGCAAGTGGAG GCGAGGTGTTTGATTACCTGGTGTCTCATGGGAGAATGAAAGAAATTGAGGCTCGAGCCAAATTCAGACAG attGTGTCAGCCGTTCATTACTGTCATAAGAAGAATATAGTTCACAGAGATCTGAAG GCAGAGAATTTGCTATTGGATGCAGATGCTAACATAAAGATAGCAGATTTTGGTTTTAGTAACGAGTTTACGTTGGGGAATAAGTTGGACACCTTCTGCGGTTCCCCACCTTATGCAGCTCCAGAGTTGTTTCAAGGAAAAAAGTATGATGGGCCAGAGGTGGACATCTGGAGCCTGGGGGTCATCCTGTACACGCTGGTCAGCGGGTCACTTCCTTTTGATGGACAGAACCTCAAG GAGCTGCGTGAGCGAGTGTTGAGGGGGAAGTACCGTGTCCCCTTCTACATGTCCACAGACTGTGAGGGGATTCTGCGCAGGTTTCTTGTGCTCAATCCCAGCAAACGTTGCACTCTCGAG CAAGTGATGAAGGATAAGTGGATGAATGCAGGGTATGAGGGCGATGAGCTAAAGCCCCACATTGAGCCAGCGGAGGACTACAGTGATGCCAATCGAATTG AGATTATGGTCGGAATGGGTTTTACTCCAGAAGAGATTAAAGACTCTTTACTCAATCAGACATACAATGAAGTCACGGCTACATATCTATTGTTGGGCCTGAAGACTGAG GATGGCACTGAGTCACGAGTTAGTGGCAGTATGACTTTGCCGCGGGTGCGTCCAAGCCCAGTTACCAACGGAACCAACAAACACTCCTCTTCTTCGTCATCTTCCTCAACCTCACACAGCAAGACTCAGCGCAGCGCCTCGACCTACCACCGCCAGCGGCGGCACAGTGACTTCT GTGGTCCCAGCATGCCTGTGATGCACCCTAAGCGTAGCCCGACCAGTGGCGGAGACCGTGAGCTGCGTGAGAGCCGCATGCCGCCAAGGAAGGCCAGCTGTAGCGTAATGGGCAGTCGGACCCTACCACCATCTAGTCCAATGGTCAGCACCGCCAACAACCCCAATAAGGCTGAGATACCTGATCGACGCAAGGAGATGACTGCCACCACT AATAATATCCCAGGAAGTACTATGACCCGCAGAAACACGTACGTATGTACAGATCGTGCCAGCACTGACCGACACACACTGCTGCAGAACGGCAAAGACAACAG CTCCCTTTCTCACCGCCTCCCTCCCACCTCTCCCTCCACTCTTAGTATTGTCGGAGCAGGAgcatcctcctcttcttcctcaggtgAGCGCTGTAGGCTGACACGTGGATCCACCATCCGGAGCACCTTCCATGGGGGTCAGCTCCGTGACCGTGTCCCGCCCACCTATGGACCTCCGCCCACATCGCCCACCCTTAGCCATGATGCTGGAGCCCTGCCTGCAAATGTGCGTAGCCGGGCCACTTCTAACCTGTTCAGCAAACTCACCTCCAAACTCACACGCAG GATCACAAATGAATCTGAGAGAGTCAGCAGATCTTCGGTCACAGG TGGCCATTTATCTGGGTATCAGAAAGCGCCCGAGCCCTGGAGCGGGGGAGGGGGGTGGGATGTAAGGGGTTGTCTCTCCCGTCCCCCCCGGGCCCCTGCAGAAGTGGTACTGGCCTTGTGTGAGGCGGCGAGGGGATGCGGCTGCCAGGTCCGGCACGCTGGTCCGTTTCTGCTGTGCTGCAGTCATGGGGCGGCAGGGTCAAAAGTCACTTTCCAAGCTGAGGTGTGCCAACTGAGTGTGGGTCCCACAGAGGCAAACGGAGTACGCTACACGCGCCTGTGGGGGGCCCCCCTCGCCTTCAGGCACATCGCATCGCAGATCTCTAAAGAGGTGGAGCTCTGA
- the LOC132141188 gene encoding MAP/microtubule affinity-regulating kinase 4-like isoform X2, with protein sequence MSSRSALPSANDRSTDHHASLVASRSEKGTNVSSRSLGARCRNSMASCSDELPHIGNYRLLKTIGKGNFAKVKLARHILTGKEVAIKIIDKTQLNPTSLQKLFREVRIMKTLRHPNIVQLFEVIETEKTLYLVMEYASGGEVFDYLVSHGRMKEIEARAKFRQIVSAVHYCHKKNIVHRDLKAENLLLDADANIKIADFGFSNEFTLGNKLDTFCGSPPYAAPELFQGKKYDGPEVDIWSLGVILYTLVSGSLPFDGQNLKELRERVLRGKYRVPFYMSTDCEGILRRFLVLNPSKRCTLEQVMKDKWMNAGYEGDELKPHIEPAEDYSDANRIEIMVGMGFTPEEIKDSLLNQTYNEVTATYLLLGLKTEDGTESRVSGSMTLPRVRPSPVTNGTNKHSSSSSSSSTSHSKTQRSASTYHRQRRHSDFCGPSMPVMHPKRSPTSGGDRELRESRMPPRKASCSVMGSRTLPPSSPMVSTANNPNKAEIPDRRKEMTATTNNIPGSTMTRRNTYVCTDRASTDRHTLLQNGKDNSSLSHRLPPTSPSTLSIVGAGASSSSSSGERCRLTRGSTIRSTFHGGQLRDRVPPTYGPPPTSPTLSHDAGALPANVRSRATSNLFSKLTSKLTRRVNLDPSKRQGSNKSVSGCTLPQGSKTVRSQMNLRESADLRSQVAIYLGIRKRPSPGAGEGGGM encoded by the exons ATGTCCTCTCGGTCTGCTTTACCGTCTGCGAACGACCGGAGCACAGATCAT CATGCGTCTCTGGTGGCGAGTCGTTCAGAGAAAGGAACGAATGTGTCGAGTCGTTCACTGGGTGCAAGATGTCGTAACTCTATGGCCTCTTGCTCAGATGAGCTTCCACACATTGGAAACTACCGGCTCCTTAAAACCATCGGCAAGGGCAACTTTGCTAAAGTCAAACTAGCCCGCCACATCCTCACAGGCAAAGAG GTTGCAATAAAGATTATCGACAAAACTCAGTTGAACCCAACCAGCCTACAAAAG CTGTTTAGAGAGGTGCGGATCATGAAGACTCTCCGTCACCCCAACATTG TCCAACTCTTTGAGGTTATTGAAACAGAGAAGACGCTTTATCTTGTGATGGAATATGCAAGTGGAG GCGAGGTGTTTGATTACCTGGTGTCTCATGGGAGAATGAAAGAAATTGAGGCTCGAGCCAAATTCAGACAG attGTGTCAGCCGTTCATTACTGTCATAAGAAGAATATAGTTCACAGAGATCTGAAG GCAGAGAATTTGCTATTGGATGCAGATGCTAACATAAAGATAGCAGATTTTGGTTTTAGTAACGAGTTTACGTTGGGGAATAAGTTGGACACCTTCTGCGGTTCCCCACCTTATGCAGCTCCAGAGTTGTTTCAAGGAAAAAAGTATGATGGGCCAGAGGTGGACATCTGGAGCCTGGGGGTCATCCTGTACACGCTGGTCAGCGGGTCACTTCCTTTTGATGGACAGAACCTCAAG GAGCTGCGTGAGCGAGTGTTGAGGGGGAAGTACCGTGTCCCCTTCTACATGTCCACAGACTGTGAGGGGATTCTGCGCAGGTTTCTTGTGCTCAATCCCAGCAAACGTTGCACTCTCGAG CAAGTGATGAAGGATAAGTGGATGAATGCAGGGTATGAGGGCGATGAGCTAAAGCCCCACATTGAGCCAGCGGAGGACTACAGTGATGCCAATCGAATTG AGATTATGGTCGGAATGGGTTTTACTCCAGAAGAGATTAAAGACTCTTTACTCAATCAGACATACAATGAAGTCACGGCTACATATCTATTGTTGGGCCTGAAGACTGAG GATGGCACTGAGTCACGAGTTAGTGGCAGTATGACTTTGCCGCGGGTGCGTCCAAGCCCAGTTACCAACGGAACCAACAAACACTCCTCTTCTTCGTCATCTTCCTCAACCTCACACAGCAAGACTCAGCGCAGCGCCTCGACCTACCACCGCCAGCGGCGGCACAGTGACTTCT GTGGTCCCAGCATGCCTGTGATGCACCCTAAGCGTAGCCCGACCAGTGGCGGAGACCGTGAGCTGCGTGAGAGCCGCATGCCGCCAAGGAAGGCCAGCTGTAGCGTAATGGGCAGTCGGACCCTACCACCATCTAGTCCAATGGTCAGCACCGCCAACAACCCCAATAAGGCTGAGATACCTGATCGACGCAAGGAGATGACTGCCACCACT AATAATATCCCAGGAAGTACTATGACCCGCAGAAACACGTACGTATGTACAGATCGTGCCAGCACTGACCGACACACACTGCTGCAGAACGGCAAAGACAACAG CTCCCTTTCTCACCGCCTCCCTCCCACCTCTCCCTCCACTCTTAGTATTGTCGGAGCAGGAgcatcctcctcttcttcctcaggtgAGCGCTGTAGGCTGACACGTGGATCCACCATCCGGAGCACCTTCCATGGGGGTCAGCTCCGTGACCGTGTCCCGCCCACCTATGGACCTCCGCCCACATCGCCCACCCTTAGCCATGATGCTGGAGCCCTGCCTGCAAATGTGCGTAGCCGGGCCACTTCTAACCTGTTCAGCAAACTCACCTCCAAACTCACACGCAG gGTCAATCTTGACCCTTCTAAACGCCAGGGCTCTAATAAATCAGTGTCGGGTTGTACTCTTCCACAGGGATCCAAAACAGTTA GATCACAAATGAATCTGAGAGAGTCAGCAGATCTTCGGTCACAGG TGGCCATTTATCTGGGTATCAGAAAGCGCCCGAGCCCTGGAGCGGGGGAGGGGGGTGGGATGTAA